A genomic segment from Thamnophis elegans isolate rThaEle1 chromosome 3, rThaEle1.pri, whole genome shotgun sequence encodes:
- the SELENOP gene encoding selenoprotein P isoform X1, which translates to MAMHEILCRPHPAMWAGLGLALVLCLLPGGGSEHPGRCKEPPEWSIGEENPMMTSRGSVTVVALLQASUYLCLLQASRLEDLQLRLANSGLVNISFIVVNHQGNHSQLKYQLLRERVSEDIPVYQQNAMQPDVWTTLRGRKDDFLIYDRCGRLVHHLGLPYTFLSFQYVEKAIQIAYCEDTCGNCSYTTEIEEICKRISENLEEKQIEATSPSQLRPTEHPHRHPHHHHHHHHHHHHGRHPKGDRPEVNNQHNRRVLGQDPAEADLLSAALDLHSGRL; encoded by the exons ATGGCAATGCATGAAATATTGTGTAG gCCACATCCAGCCATGTGGGCTGGGCTAGGACTAGCCTTGGTCCTCTGTCTCCTCCCAGGAGGAGGATCAGAGCATCCGGGTCGTTGTAAAGAACCCCCAGAATGGAGCATCGGGGAAGAAAATCCCATGATGACCTCAAGAGGGTCAGTGACTGTGGTGGCTCTACTCCAAGCTAGCTGATACCTGTGCCTTTTGCAGGCTTCCAG ACTTGAAGACCTGCAACTGAGGCTGGCAAATAGTGGACTGGTcaatatctctttcattgtggTCAATCACCAAGGAAACCATTCCCAGCTGAAGTACCAACTTCTAAGAGAAAGGGTTTCAGAAGACATTCCTGTATACCAGCAGAATGCAATGCAACCTGATGTCTGGACAACTTTAAGAGGCAGAAAAGATGATTTCCTGATTTACGACAG gtGTGGTCGCCTTGTTCATCACCTTGGCTTACCTTATACTTTCCTGAGTTTTCAATATGTAGAGAAAGCTATTCAGATTGCCTATTGTGAGGACACTTGTGGAAATTGCTCATACACA ACTGAAATTGAAGAAATATGTAAAAGAATCTCAGAGAATCTAGAAGAAAAGCAAATTGAGGCAACTTCTCCCTCACAGTTGCGTCCCACTGAGCATCCCCACCGtcatccccaccaccaccaccaccatcaccatcatcatcatcatggacGTCATCCCAAAGGGGATCGGCCAGAAGTAAACAATCAGCATAACAGGAGAGTCTTGGGCCAGGATCCTGCAGAAGCTGACCTTCTATCAGCAGCTCTAGACTTGCATAGCGGCAGGCTCTGA
- the SELENOP gene encoding selenoprotein P isoform X2, which yields MWAGLGLALVLCLLPGGGSEHPGRCKEPPEWSIGEENPMMTSRGSVTVVALLQASUYLCLLQASRLEDLQLRLANSGLVNISFIVVNHQGNHSQLKYQLLRERVSEDIPVYQQNAMQPDVWTTLRGRKDDFLIYDRCGRLVHHLGLPYTFLSFQYVEKAIQIAYCEDTCGNCSYTTEIEEICKRISENLEEKQIEATSPSQLRPTEHPHRHPHHHHHHHHHHHHGRHPKGDRPEVNNQHNRRVLGQDPAEADLLSAALDLHSGRL from the exons ATGTGGGCTGGGCTAGGACTAGCCTTGGTCCTCTGTCTCCTCCCAGGAGGAGGATCAGAGCATCCGGGTCGTTGTAAAGAACCCCCAGAATGGAGCATCGGGGAAGAAAATCCCATGATGACCTCAAGAGGGTCAGTGACTGTGGTGGCTCTACTCCAAGCTAGCTGATACCTGTGCCTTTTGCAGGCTTCCAG ACTTGAAGACCTGCAACTGAGGCTGGCAAATAGTGGACTGGTcaatatctctttcattgtggTCAATCACCAAGGAAACCATTCCCAGCTGAAGTACCAACTTCTAAGAGAAAGGGTTTCAGAAGACATTCCTGTATACCAGCAGAATGCAATGCAACCTGATGTCTGGACAACTTTAAGAGGCAGAAAAGATGATTTCCTGATTTACGACAG gtGTGGTCGCCTTGTTCATCACCTTGGCTTACCTTATACTTTCCTGAGTTTTCAATATGTAGAGAAAGCTATTCAGATTGCCTATTGTGAGGACACTTGTGGAAATTGCTCATACACA ACTGAAATTGAAGAAATATGTAAAAGAATCTCAGAGAATCTAGAAGAAAAGCAAATTGAGGCAACTTCTCCCTCACAGTTGCGTCCCACTGAGCATCCCCACCGtcatccccaccaccaccaccaccatcaccatcatcatcatcatggacGTCATCCCAAAGGGGATCGGCCAGAAGTAAACAATCAGCATAACAGGAGAGTCTTGGGCCAGGATCCTGCAGAAGCTGACCTTCTATCAGCAGCTCTAGACTTGCATAGCGGCAGGCTCTGA